In a single window of the Orbaceae bacterium lpD04 genome:
- a CDS encoding vWA domain-containing protein yields MKKLQFSCLPILMIIGMMGPCFKAYAAEPLKQEGKTTLYQRVLSTPSCELMAKTSDLKGRQIPAFSRYYVYERKIDKNKEWLSVGPDSYGKTVGWIDSNCSVDWNMQMTLVFTNPVDRDPLLFFKDKNDIDTIIESDDPAKVVQPIRNKLTKQLQTKEVLAQEPKEYIDFKENFYLLPILSGEEVMNGQGFYQRILEVASVSKQDNLVKNSQTKGQLLNQDDDTQQVVPFKAAIVFVIDSTISMQPYINRSRDAVQRVYEQIEKGGLQDQVKFGLISFRSSLKASSKLEFVSKIFADPNDVIDGADFKKRAESLKQASVSSAYFAEDSYAGIDMALNDINWKNFGARYIILVTDASAIPGDDPYSSTGLDSAQLRLEAQHKGVAIYVLHLKTDAGSKDHQIGQKQYRDLSYNDFINKSLYYPVNAGNVQDFGKKVDTLAQSLAAQVKLAYEGESSIGNALNAKDDVIVQDSLLLGKAMQLAYLGSIKGTKAPTVFKAWISDKDFVKPSVTTAEPRILLTKSQLSDLSDIVNKIANAANDGLISSNDMFAQLRSIAAAMGQDPNKLKSGDVTKIADLGLLGEYLDNIPYRSDVTSLDEESWKSMSGLEQEKFIRNLHSKIRYYQKCNADVDRWISLSEGSDARENVYPVPLEMLP; encoded by the coding sequence CGAGTGATTTGAAAGGGCGTCAAATTCCTGCATTTTCTCGATATTATGTTTACGAGCGTAAAATAGATAAAAATAAAGAATGGTTAAGTGTCGGTCCTGACTCTTATGGTAAAACCGTCGGCTGGATTGATAGTAATTGTAGTGTGGATTGGAATATGCAAATGACACTGGTTTTTACTAATCCCGTTGATCGTGATCCGTTACTATTTTTTAAAGATAAGAATGACATTGATACAATTATTGAATCAGACGATCCCGCTAAGGTCGTACAGCCGATTCGAAATAAATTGACCAAACAACTGCAAACAAAGGAAGTACTAGCTCAAGAACCTAAAGAATATATCGATTTTAAAGAGAATTTCTACTTGCTACCGATTTTAAGCGGTGAGGAAGTTATGAATGGGCAAGGTTTTTATCAGCGAATTCTTGAAGTCGCCTCTGTTAGTAAACAAGATAATCTGGTGAAAAACAGCCAAACTAAAGGTCAATTGCTAAACCAAGATGATGACACTCAGCAAGTGGTGCCATTTAAAGCTGCTATTGTATTTGTAATTGACTCAACTATTTCGATGCAACCTTATATTAATCGTAGCCGGGATGCAGTACAACGCGTTTATGAACAAATTGAGAAAGGCGGATTACAAGACCAAGTTAAATTTGGTTTAATCTCATTTCGCTCAAGTTTAAAAGCTTCATCTAAGTTAGAATTTGTATCAAAAATCTTTGCTGATCCTAATGACGTGATTGATGGTGCTGATTTTAAAAAACGTGCTGAGTCATTAAAGCAAGCCTCAGTTTCCTCAGCGTACTTTGCAGAGGATTCTTACGCAGGTATTGATATGGCCTTAAATGATATCAATTGGAAAAATTTTGGCGCACGTTATATCATTCTTGTCACTGATGCGAGTGCTATACCAGGTGATGATCCATATTCAAGTACAGGACTTGATTCAGCGCAGCTACGTTTAGAGGCTCAACATAAAGGCGTTGCTATTTATGTATTACACCTAAAAACAGATGCGGGTAGTAAGGATCATCAAATCGGTCAGAAACAATATAGAGACCTTTCTTATAATGACTTTATCAATAAATCACTGTATTACCCAGTTAATGCTGGTAATGTACAAGACTTTGGCAAAAAAGTTGATACCTTAGCGCAATCTCTAGCTGCCCAAGTAAAACTCGCCTATGAAGGTGAATCTTCTATTGGTAATGCACTTAATGCTAAAGATGATGTGATCGTGCAAGATTCACTATTACTTGGTAAAGCGATGCAATTGGCTTATTTAGGCTCTATAAAAGGCACTAAAGCACCAACGGTGTTTAAAGCTTGGATCAGTGATAAAGATTTTGTTAAGCCAAGTGTCACTACTGCAGAACCACGAATTCTTCTAACTAAATCGCAACTAAGTGATCTAAGTGATATTGTGAATAAAATCGCTAATGCTGCAAATGATGGATTAATCTCCTCAAATGATATGTTTGCTCAGTTACGTTCAATTGCAGCTGCCATGGGGCAAGATCCTAATAAGTTAAAATCAGGAGATGTAACTAAAATTGCTGATCTGGGTTTATTAGGTGAATATTTAGATAACATTCCTTATAGAAGTGATGTTACGAGCCTTGATGAAGAGTCATGGAAAAGTATGAGCGGACTTGAACAAGAGAAATTTATCCGCAATTTGCATAGCAAAATTCGTTATTATCAAAAATGTAATGCGGATGTTGATCGTTGGATCTCGTTGTCAGAAGGTAGCGATGCGCGTGAAAATGTTTATCCCGTTCCTTTAGAGATGTTGCCATAA
- a CDS encoding ATP-binding cassette domain-containing protein — translation MLSIEQLSISRHAGSTDFQVSLPSLSLELGNIVVLQGDSGCGKSTLLEMIGMILKPDQVASYRLSFADNSIDIANIIKHNQQDKLAQLRAAYFGFVPQTGGLLPFLTVKDNILLPLQLLRKRLDQQRLQVLIEKLGIAHLLNKYPKQLSIGERQRASFIRAIIHKPLLLLADEPTSALDPYNANLLFNLIIEQAKIDNIAAIIVTHEQHLVKQKGLTVLEPQLINKQKAIFSLKEQGSHND, via the coding sequence ATGTTATCAATTGAGCAACTGAGTATATCGCGCCATGCGGGCAGTACTGATTTTCAAGTTAGCCTACCCTCACTATCACTTGAATTGGGTAATATTGTCGTTTTACAAGGGGATAGTGGCTGCGGTAAAAGTACTTTACTTGAAATGATCGGCATGATTTTAAAACCCGATCAAGTTGCGAGTTATCGGCTATCTTTTGCGGATAATAGTATTGATATTGCAAATATTATCAAACATAATCAGCAAGATAAGCTTGCTCAACTTCGAGCCGCTTATTTTGGGTTTGTGCCACAGACGGGTGGATTACTGCCATTTTTAACGGTTAAAGATAATATTTTGTTACCATTACAATTGTTACGGAAACGGTTGGATCAACAGCGTTTGCAGGTTCTTATTGAAAAATTGGGTATTGCACATCTATTAAACAAATATCCAAAACAGCTATCAATTGGTGAGAGGCAAAGAGCCTCTTTTATTCGTGCAATTATTCATAAACCATTGTTATTATTAGCTGATGAACCTACTTCAGCTCTTGACCCATACAATGCAAATCTTTTATTTAATCTCATCATCGAGCAGGCCAAAATAGATAATATCGCCGCAATTATTGTGACTCATGAGCAACACCTAGTAAAACAAAAAGGGTTAACCGTGTTAGAGCCTCAATTAATAAATAAGCAAAAAGCAATATTTTCGCTTAAGGAGCAGGGGAGTCATAATGACTAA